A section of the Methanosarcina mazei S-6 genome encodes:
- a CDS encoding DMT family transporter — MPVQENSFKSYSEVITGSIIYGTIGVFLDRVQDMSVGSVLFCRLLFGVFMIFFYLLLSGSLEQLRLRRNRKYLLLLGFLNAVTGICYLSAIRHSGISTAVLLLYTAPVYVNLLAPAILGEKGSSKSFLPLILSVLGVLLITRPGEILFNINAGSEFIKGLLYGILSGISFGTTIILIRYLRHDYTGISQTFWLTGVSLLFMLPSALLTPASVFLKNFDTLFLFGITITFAAILYLRGISGIKAQTGSILALLEPVSGIFFDTVVLRSPFYISTLLGCVLILTAAYLVSRNGTGDQSLKTDNQPVL, encoded by the coding sequence GTGCCAGTTCAGGAAAATTCTTTCAAGTCATATTCAGAAGTCATAACAGGCAGCATCATTTACGGTACCATTGGGGTTTTTCTGGACCGGGTTCAGGATATGTCTGTAGGGTCCGTTTTATTCTGCAGGCTTTTATTCGGCGTATTCATGATTTTCTTTTACCTGCTGCTGAGCGGAAGCCTGGAACAGCTCAGACTTCGCAGGAACAGAAAATATCTTTTACTGCTGGGTTTCCTTAATGCTGTAACAGGAATATGCTATCTATCTGCTATAAGGCACAGCGGGATTTCCACTGCCGTCCTTCTCCTTTATACGGCTCCGGTATATGTCAATCTGCTTGCTCCGGCAATTCTCGGCGAGAAGGGCAGCAGTAAAAGTTTCCTGCCTCTCATCCTTTCGGTTTTGGGGGTATTGCTTATTACGCGTCCCGGTGAAATTCTGTTTAACATTAATGCAGGCTCCGAGTTCATAAAGGGCCTGTTATACGGCATACTTTCAGGAATCTCTTTCGGTACGACAATAATTCTGATCCGTTACCTGAGGCATGACTATACAGGGATCTCCCAGACTTTCTGGTTGACCGGAGTAAGCCTTCTTTTTATGTTGCCGTCAGCACTTTTAACTCCTGCCTCAGTATTCTTAAAGAATTTCGATACTCTGTTTCTCTTTGGTATAACTATAACCTTCGCTGCCATCCTCTACCTCAGGGGAATTTCAGGCATAAAAGCTCAGACTGGCAGCATTCTTGCCCTTCTGGAACCCGTATCAGGAATCTTCTTTGACACGGTTGTCCTGAGAAGCCCGTTTTATATTTCGACTCTCCTGGGCTGCGTGTTAATTCTTACAGCAGCTTATCTCGTGAGTAGAAATGGAACCGGAGACCAGAGTCTAAAAACCGATAACCAGCCAGTACTCTGA
- a CDS encoding DMT family transporter — protein MIAASKHHLELLTACVIYGTVGIFMEYLKDMSVGSIIFYRVLFGLSAILCYLAITGNLSQLALKKKKKYLLLLGILYVSQMFSYYSAIRYLGASSAVLLLYTDPIYLTFLAPALLGEKNTEKTIFALFLGLIGVFYVTRPEGGFEQIAFGSDYLKGVVFGLVGGLFSSGVIISVRYLRNEYNGLTQLVWQSVISLVFLSPFAVTLPGQVLVENLYTLMLFGVMITGIGAVFYIRGVAGVSAITGSILTLLEPVSCIFFDYTVLGSDVHSGMLIGCFFILAAAIVISLDNCVFLRKFIFGEKLASSIKLPFWKKELLRPQGK, from the coding sequence ATGATTGCTGCCTCTAAACATCACCTTGAATTGCTCACCGCATGTGTTATTTATGGTACCGTCGGAATTTTTATGGAATATCTTAAGGACATGTCTGTTGGCTCCATTATTTTCTATAGAGTCCTCTTCGGGCTGTCAGCCATACTGTGCTATCTTGCAATTACCGGAAACCTCAGTCAACTTGCGTTAAAAAAGAAGAAAAAATATCTTCTTCTTTTAGGAATCTTATATGTTTCACAGATGTTTTCCTACTATTCTGCAATCCGGTATCTCGGGGCTTCTTCTGCCGTTCTTCTTCTTTATACTGACCCCATATACCTGACTTTCCTTGCTCCTGCTCTTCTTGGAGAAAAGAATACTGAGAAAACTATTTTTGCCCTTTTCCTTGGCCTCATAGGTGTATTTTACGTAACAAGACCTGAAGGCGGCTTTGAACAGATTGCATTCGGAAGCGACTATCTCAAAGGTGTGGTTTTCGGGCTCGTAGGCGGCCTTTTCAGCAGCGGTGTCATTATCTCCGTCCGCTACCTGAGGAACGAATACAACGGGCTTACCCAGCTGGTCTGGCAGAGTGTGATCAGTCTGGTCTTCCTGTCTCCTTTTGCAGTCACCCTGCCAGGACAGGTTCTTGTAGAAAACCTTTATACCCTCATGCTTTTCGGAGTAATGATTACAGGTATAGGTGCAGTGTTTTACATAAGAGGGGTTGCAGGAGTAAGTGCCATCACAGGCAGTATCCTGACCCTTCTTGAGCCTGTTTCCTGCATATTCTTCGATTACACTGTGCTGGGGAGCGATGTACACAGTGGAATGCTTATCGGATGCTTCTTTATCCTTGCAGCAGCAATTGTGATAAGCCTTGATAACTGTGTGTTTCTCAGAAAATTTATCTTTGGGGAAAAACTGGCCTCCAGTATAAAATTGCCTTTCTGGAAAAAAGAACTCTTAAGACCTCAGGGAAAATAA